A window of the Ipomoea triloba cultivar NCNSP0323 chromosome 14, ASM357664v1 genome harbors these coding sequences:
- the LOC116004733 gene encoding adenylate isopentenyltransferase-like, which translates to MYRLNAVINSDSKSIVIVLCFFLMRILSSFLPPAGFLQSKSVRPRRKWAPPPAAAAAIVGEEKEKVVVVMGATGSGKSRASIDLATRFFTSAEVINSDKIQVYKGLEITTNKITMPERKGVKHHLLGEFEASESWPEFSPADFRAAAGERVSEIAGRGNVPFIVGGSNSYIYALLVERFNPELNVFDESNSVDSFCRELRYNCCFLWVDVSPPVLNRYLFKRVDDMMDSGMLDELSRWFSDPGNPLSRTGLAKAIGVPEFAEYFRSEKRGKRLLYEEAVREIKVNTRQLAERQVRKIQRLREAGGWDLHRINATAAFAAAMGSESESETAEIWENQVVQPSMKIVEKFLLE; encoded by the coding sequence ATGTACAGATTGAATGCAGTGATTAATAGTGATAGCAAGAGTATTGTCATCGTCCTCTGTTTTTTCCTTATGAGAATACTTTCATCGTTTCTACCGCCGGCGGGTTTTCTGCAGTCTAAATCCGTGAGGCCGAGGCGAAAATGGGCCCCAccccccgccgccgccgccgccattgTTGgggaggagaaggagaaggTGGTGGTAGTAATGGGGGCGACTGGGTCGGGGAAATCGCGGGCTTCTATAGACTTGGCTACCCGGTTTTTCACGTCGGCAGAGGTGATCAACTCCGATAAGATACAGGTTTACAAGGGGCTGGAGATTACGACGAACAAAATCACAATGCCGGAGCGGAAGGGGGTCAAGCACCATCTTTTGGGGGAGTTTGAGGCGTCGGAATCTTGGCCGGAATTTTCTCCGGCGGATTTCCGGGCCGCCGCCGGGGAACGGGTGTCGGAGATTGCGGGGAGGGGGAACGTGCCGTTTATCGTGGGTGGGTCCAACTCCTATATTTACGCTTTGTTAGTGGAACGATTCAACCCCGAGTTAAACGTGTTCGACGAGTCCAACTCGGTTGACTCGTTCTGCCGGGAGCTTCGCTACAACTGCTGTTTCCTCTGGGTCGACGTGTCCCCGCCGGTGCTAAACCGTTACCTCTTCAAGCGCGTGGACGACATGATGGATTCCGGCATGCTGGACGAGCTCTCCCGGTGGTTCTCCGATCCGGGGAACCCACTGAGTCGAACCGGCCTGGCCAAGGCGATTGGCGTCCCCGAGTTCGCCGAATATTTCCGTTCCGAAAAAAGGGGGAAACGGTTATTATACGAGGAGGCGGTGAGGGAGATCAAGGTGAACACGCGGCAGCTAGCGGAGAGGCAAGTCCGGAAGATCCAACGGCTGAGAGAAGCGGGCGGGTGGGACCTACACAGAATAAACGCCACGGCGGCTTTTGCGGCGGCGATGGGgtcggaatcggaatcggaaacCGCCGAGATTTGGGAGAATCAGGTGGTGCAACCAAGCATGAAGATTGTGGAGAAGTTCTTGTTGGAGTAG